The following are from one region of the Ignavibacteriota bacterium genome:
- the sufC gene encoding Fe-S cluster assembly ATPase SufC, whose product MLEIKNLHAGIAGNKILKGINLKVKAGEVHAIMGPNGSGKSTLAQVLAGREEFQVTEGEVFYNGKNLLELATEDRAREGVFLAFQYPVEIPGVSNTNLLKTALNEIRKYHGEEELDTMEFLSLIKEKMKLVELDQKFLSRSVNEGFSGGEKKRNEIFQMAVLQPKLAILDETDSGLDIDALKIVANGVNKLRSKENATIVVTHYQRLLNYIVPDFVHVLYQGKIVKSGGKELALELEAKGYDWVKNGNKEAVVNQ is encoded by the coding sequence ATGTTAGAAATAAAAAATTTACACGCAGGTATTGCAGGAAATAAAATTCTGAAAGGAATTAATCTAAAAGTAAAAGCTGGCGAAGTTCATGCAATTATGGGTCCGAACGGTTCCGGTAAAAGTACTCTTGCACAGGTTCTTGCCGGAAGAGAAGAATTTCAGGTGACAGAAGGTGAAGTTTTTTATAACGGAAAAAATCTTCTGGAATTGGCTACAGAAGACAGAGCAAGAGAAGGTGTCTTTCTTGCATTTCAATATCCGGTTGAAATTCCTGGTGTTTCAAATACAAATCTTCTAAAAACAGCTTTGAACGAAATAAGAAAATATCATGGTGAGGAAGAACTCGACACAATGGAATTCCTTTCCCTAATAAAAGAAAAAATGAAATTAGTTGAACTCGATCAGAAATTTTTAAGCAGGTCTGTTAATGAAGGTTTTTCAGGTGGTGAGAAAAAGAGAAATGAAATATTTCAAATGGCAGTACTCCAGCCAAAGCTTGCAATACTTGATGAAACTGATTCAGGTCTTGATATTGATGCATTAAAAATTGTTGCTAACGGGGTAAACAAACTTCGATCGAAGGAGAACGCAACGATTGTAGTAACTCACTATCAGCGTTTACTCAATTACATCGTTCCGGATTTCGTTCATGTTCTTTACCAGGGAAAAATAGTAAAGTCTGGTGGAAAAGAATTAGCTCTGGAACTTGAAGCGAAGGGATATGATTGGGTAAAAAATGGTAATAAGGAAGCGGTGGTAAATCAATAA
- a CDS encoding cysteine desulfurase: MTTHAETAVSVSKNSFNVNRIREDFPILSKKVHGKNLVYLDNAATTQKPVYVIDKINNYYTTMNANIHRGVHALSQEATEAFESARIQIKQFINALGKNQVIFTRGTTEAINLVASSYGRKNIKEGDEIIISHMEHHSNIVPWQLLCIEKNAKLRVIPINDDGSLIYDEFEKMVNERTKFISIVYVSNSLGTINPIRKIIKYAHQFNIPVLVDAAQAVNHLRVDVQELDCDFLAFSGHKIYGPTGIGALYGKVELLDAMPPYQGGGDMISKVTFEETTYNELPHKFEAGTPDIAGAIGLGAAIEYVNKIGIENIREHEHSLLEYATTKIAEVPGLKIIGTAKEKTSVLSFVLENIHPHDIGTFLDFEGIAIRTGHHCTQPLMQRFNIPATSRASFAMYNTKQEIDVLINGLKKIFEVFG; this comes from the coding sequence ATGACCACACATGCTGAAACAGCAGTTTCTGTTTCTAAAAATAGTTTTAATGTAAACAGAATTCGTGAAGACTTTCCGATCCTAAGTAAAAAAGTACACGGCAAAAATCTTGTTTATCTTGATAATGCTGCAACTACTCAGAAACCCGTTTATGTAATCGATAAGATTAATAATTATTACACGACGATGAACGCAAATATTCATCGTGGAGTTCATGCACTCAGCCAGGAAGCAACGGAAGCTTTTGAAAGTGCAAGAATCCAAATCAAGCAATTCATCAATGCACTGGGAAAAAACCAGGTAATCTTTACAAGAGGAACAACTGAAGCAATAAATCTTGTTGCAAGTTCATACGGAAGAAAAAATATTAAAGAAGGCGATGAAATAATTATTTCACACATGGAACATCACTCCAACATTGTCCCTTGGCAGCTTCTCTGTATTGAAAAAAATGCAAAGCTGAGAGTAATTCCAATTAACGATGACGGCTCATTGATCTATGATGAATTTGAAAAGATGGTTAACGAGAGAACAAAATTTATTTCGATAGTTTATGTGTCAAATTCCTTAGGCACAATCAATCCGATTAGGAAAATAATTAAATACGCTCACCAATTTAATATCCCGGTATTAGTTGATGCTGCACAAGCAGTAAATCATTTAAGAGTTGATGTTCAGGAACTTGATTGTGATTTTTTAGCGTTCTCCGGACATAAAATTTACGGTCCCACAGGTATTGGTGCTCTTTACGGAAAAGTTGAACTGCTCGATGCAATGCCTCCATATCAAGGCGGCGGTGATATGATTTCAAAAGTTACATTTGAAGAAACTACTTACAACGAGTTGCCTCATAAGTTTGAAGCAGGAACACCTGATATTGCCGGGGCAATTGGTCTTGGGGCCGCTATTGAATATGTAAATAAAATCGGAATAGAAAATATAAGAGAGCATGAACACAGCTTGCTTGAATATGCAACCACAAAAATTGCTGAAGTACCGGGTTTGAAGATCATTGGAACTGCAAAGGAAAAAACAAGTGTTCTTTCTTTTGTACTTGAAAATATTCATCCGCACGACATCGGAACTTTTCTGGATTTTGAAGGAATTGCAATCAGGACCGGACATCATTGCACACAACCACTGATGCAGAGATTTAATATTCCCGCAACATCACGCGCGTCATTCGCAATGTATAACACAAAACAAGAAATCGATGTTTTAATAAATGGGTTGAAAAAAATATTCGAGGTTTTTGGATGA
- a CDS encoding glycosyltransferase, with product MEEKDTRQEIQKQQSIGYKRYYNRRKRYHHKPNQSPHFEKLKTSFKKISIVIPLFNEEESIIPLSHEIRKAISKLNTNYEVILIDDGSTDLSLQKLKEVTKTDNRFRYFSFRKNYGKSAALHVGFKEATGDVVVTMDADLQDDPQEIPNLLKKLEEGFDLCSGWKKKRQDPFIKKMSSKFFNFVTRVISGIKLHDFNCGLKAYKKEVVENVKVYGELHRYIPVLAKWQGYTVTEIPVMHHPRRYGKTKFGISRFFKGFIDLVTVTFVTRYIKRPMHFFGFLGALAFLIGIIILAYLTVLWIQGHSLSNRPMIFLGMLLIIVGVQLFAVGLLGEVIVHNSMDDREYVIKDKS from the coding sequence GTGGAAGAAAAAGATACCCGTCAAGAAATTCAGAAACAACAATCTATCGGATATAAACGATACTACAATCGAAGAAAACGCTATCACCATAAACCAAACCAATCACCTCACTTTGAGAAGTTAAAAACTTCATTCAAGAAAATATCAATTGTGATTCCGCTTTTTAATGAAGAAGAATCAATAATTCCTTTGAGTCACGAAATCAGGAAAGCAATTAGCAAACTAAATACTAATTATGAAGTGATATTAATTGACGATGGCAGCACAGACTTATCGCTTCAAAAATTGAAAGAAGTTACCAAGACTGATAACAGGTTCAGATATTTTAGTTTCAGAAAAAATTATGGAAAATCTGCAGCGTTGCATGTTGGCTTCAAAGAAGCAACCGGTGATGTTGTTGTTACAATGGATGCTGACTTGCAAGATGATCCGCAGGAAATCCCAAACCTTCTGAAGAAACTTGAAGAAGGGTTCGATTTATGTTCTGGCTGGAAGAAGAAGCGTCAGGATCCATTTATAAAAAAAATGTCATCAAAGTTTTTCAACTTTGTTACACGAGTGATAAGCGGAATAAAACTTCACGATTTTAATTGTGGACTTAAAGCTTACAAAAAAGAAGTTGTTGAAAATGTAAAAGTGTATGGTGAACTTCACAGATATATTCCTGTTCTGGCAAAATGGCAGGGATATACTGTTACAGAAATTCCGGTAATGCATCATCCCCGCAGATACGGTAAAACTAAATTTGGAATCTCACGATTCTTTAAAGGATTCATTGATCTTGTAACAGTAACATTTGTAACCCGGTATATAAAACGTCCGATGCATTTTTTTGGATTTTTAGGTGCGCTTGCATTTCTGATAGGTATTATCATACTCGCCTACCTGACTGTATTGTGGATTCAGGGGCACTCGTTGAGTAATCGACCAATGATATTTCTTGGTATGCTATTGATCATAGTTGGAGTTCAATTATTTGCCGTCGGATTGCTCGGTGAAGTGATTGTTCACAATTCTATGGATGACAGAGAATATGTTATCAAAGATAAAAGCTAG
- a CDS encoding DUF59 domain-containing protein: MMVELNKQQLEEKIIQTLKTCYDPEIPVDIFELGLIYEIIIDDESNVNIKMTLTSPACPVAGSLPPEVEAKVKAMPEVKSAKVEVVWSPPWDKDMMSEVAKVELGFM; this comes from the coding sequence ATAATGGTAGAATTAAACAAACAACAACTGGAAGAAAAAATAATCCAAACTTTAAAAACTTGTTACGATCCTGAAATTCCTGTGGATATTTTCGAGCTTGGTTTAATTTATGAAATTATTATTGATGATGAATCTAACGTAAACATTAAAATGACTTTAACTTCACCAGCTTGTCCTGTTGCAGGATCACTTCCACCGGAAGTTGAAGCAAAAGTAAAAGCCATGCCGGAAGTCAAAAGTGCAAAAGTAGAAGTTGTATGGAGTCCGCCGTGGGATAAGGATATGATGTCAGAAGTTGCAAAAGTTGAATTGGGTTTTATGTGA
- the sufB gene encoding Fe-S cluster assembly protein SufB yields MSSTEVSKIEELANKEYKYGFVSEIEADTLPNGLNEEIIKQLSAKKNEPEFMLEWRLKAYRHWLTMKEPHWSNVKYPPVDYQAISYYSAPKKKPSLKSLDEVDPELLEVYKKLGISLDEQKRLTGVAVDAVFDSVSVATTFKDKLNELGIIFCSFSDAVQNHPDLIKKYLGSVVPYTDNFYASLNSAVFSDGSFAYIPKGVRCPMELSTYFRINAANTGQFERTLIIADEGAYVSYLEGCTAPMRDENQLHAAVVELIALDNAQIKYSTVQNWYPGDKDGKGGIYNFVTKRGACRGVNSKISWTQVETGSAITWKYPSCILQGDNSIGEFYSVAMTNNMQQADTGTKMIHIGKNTRSTIISKGISAGRSQNSYRGLVKITKRAENARNFSQCDSLLLGDKCGAHTFPYLEINNSSAKMEHEATTSKIGEDQIFYLNQRGISTEEAIGLIVNGYCKEVFAELPMEFAVEATKLLSVSLEGSVG; encoded by the coding sequence ATGAGTTCGACAGAAGTCTCCAAAATAGAAGAATTAGCAAATAAAGAATACAAATATGGTTTCGTATCTGAAATTGAAGCAGATACTTTACCAAATGGTCTGAATGAAGAGATTATAAAACAACTTTCTGCAAAGAAAAATGAACCTGAATTTATGCTTGAATGGAGATTGAAAGCTTACAGGCATTGGTTAACAATGAAAGAACCACATTGGTCGAATGTAAAGTATCCTCCTGTTGATTACCAGGCGATTTCTTATTACTCAGCACCGAAGAAAAAACCATCATTAAAAAGTTTGGATGAAGTTGATCCGGAATTACTTGAAGTTTACAAGAAACTTGGAATTTCTTTAGATGAACAAAAAAGATTAACAGGTGTTGCAGTAGATGCAGTATTTGACAGCGTTTCTGTTGCCACAACTTTTAAAGACAAACTAAATGAGCTCGGTATTATCTTCTGTTCATTTTCTGATGCAGTGCAAAATCATCCCGATCTAATAAAAAAATATCTCGGAAGTGTTGTTCCTTATACAGATAATTTTTATGCTTCACTAAATTCGGCGGTATTCAGCGATGGTTCATTCGCATATATTCCAAAAGGTGTTCGATGCCCGATGGAGCTATCAACTTACTTCAGGATTAACGCTGCAAATACCGGACAGTTCGAAAGAACTTTAATTATTGCAGATGAAGGGGCATACGTTAGCTACCTTGAAGGATGCACTGCTCCTATGCGGGATGAAAACCAATTGCACGCTGCAGTTGTTGAACTGATCGCTTTGGATAATGCTCAAATAAAATATTCAACTGTTCAAAACTGGTATCCGGGCGATAAAGATGGCAAAGGCGGTATTTATAATTTTGTTACAAAACGCGGTGCATGCCGGGGAGTAAATTCAAAAATTTCCTGGACACAGGTTGAAACAGGTTCTGCAATCACATGGAAATACCCGAGTTGTATCCTTCAAGGTGACAATTCAATCGGCGAGTTTTACTCTGTGGCAATGACAAATAATATGCAGCAAGCCGATACCGGAACAAAGATGATTCATATTGGCAAAAACACACGAAGCACTATAATCTCAAAAGGTATTTCTGCAGGAAGAAGTCAAAACAGTTATCGCGGCTTGGTGAAAATTACTAAGAGAGCTGAAAACGCCCGTAACTTTTCTCAGTGTGATTCCCTTCTGCTGGGAGATAAATGTGGTGCGCATACTTTTCCATATCTTGAAATAAATAATTCGTCAGCAAAGATGGAGCATGAAGCTACTACATCCAAAATTGGTGAAGATCAGATTTTTTACCTCAATCAACGCGGAATTTCAACTGAAGAAGCAATCGGGTTGATCGTGAACGGTTATTGCAAGGAAGTATTTGCTGAACTTCCAATGGAGTTTGCGGTTGAAGCAACCAAGCTATTAAGTGTAAGCCTTGAAGGAAGTGTTGGTTAG
- a CDS encoding Rrf2 family transcriptional regulator: MKFSTQEEYGLRLLLRIAKSDSQHGLTIPELSEVEGLSPANTAKILRALRLAGFIESARGQTGGYKLSQAADKIIINDVLTALGGKLYESNFCDLHSGMENICTNSIDCSIRSVWKTIQNVLDGVLSKFTLQDLLGKEQEVQALALTYAQEMESKFNKN; encoded by the coding sequence ATGAAATTCAGCACACAAGAAGAATACGGATTAAGACTTTTACTGAGAATTGCCAAAAGTGATTCTCAGCATGGTCTCACTATTCCTGAACTCAGTGAAGTTGAAGGATTATCACCGGCAAATACAGCAAAAATTTTAAGAGCTTTAAGACTTGCCGGTTTCATTGAAAGTGCAAGAGGTCAAACAGGCGGTTACAAATTAAGTCAGGCAGCAGATAAAATTATTATCAATGATGTGTTAACTGCGCTTGGTGGTAAACTATATGAATCCAATTTCTGCGATCTTCATTCGGGGATGGAAAATATCTGTACAAACTCCATCGATTGCAGTATTCGTTCTGTTTGGAAAACTATTCAAAATGTTCTCGACGGCGTACTGAGTAAATTCACATTACAAGACCTTCTCGGAAAAGAACAGGAAGTTCAGGCGCTTGCTTTAACTTATGCACAGGAGATGGAATCAAAGTTTAACAAGAATTAA
- a CDS encoding class I SAM-dependent methyltransferase has product MYYDPIKNIFANTIRKFPSLRIFFYKILDLMFLRSWYVRRELKDIRKKFGSSNISIYDAGSGFGQYTYFMSKKINPCKILSVDVKDDWINDCKKFFEQKKIADTTFAVEDLTIINHKSKFDLIVCVDVMEHITDDKKVFSNFYSSLKSGGYLLINSPSIYGGSDVHHDDEKSFISEHARDGYSKEDLENKLHPLGFSTYKSRYTYGFWGDKAWRLGIKYPMLLLNISKLFLLILPLYYLLTFPFTLIMMKLDFTSENKTGSGINFIAQKK; this is encoded by the coding sequence ATGTATTACGATCCCATAAAGAATATTTTCGCAAACACAATTCGCAAATTTCCTTCACTCAGAATCTTTTTTTATAAAATTCTTGATTTAATGTTTCTTCGTTCATGGTATGTCAGAAGGGAATTAAAAGATATCAGAAAAAAATTCGGAAGTTCAAACATCAGTATATATGATGCGGGTTCTGGTTTCGGGCAGTACACATATTTCATGTCAAAAAAAATAAATCCCTGTAAAATTCTCTCTGTCGATGTTAAAGATGATTGGATAAATGACTGTAAAAAATTTTTTGAGCAAAAAAAAATTGCCGATACTACTTTTGCTGTTGAAGATTTGACCATCATCAATCATAAGAGCAAATTTGATTTAATTGTTTGTGTTGATGTAATGGAACACATTACCGATGATAAAAAAGTTTTCAGCAATTTTTATTCATCTTTGAAATCAGGGGGTTATCTTCTCATCAACTCACCATCAATATACGGTGGAAGCGATGTTCATCACGATGATGAAAAAAGTTTTATAAGTGAACATGCCAGAGACGGATATTCAAAAGAAGATCTGGAGAATAAACTTCATCCACTTGGTTTTTCAACTTACAAATCAAGATACACTTATGGATTCTGGGGTGATAAAGCATGGCGGCTCGGGATTAAATATCCAATGCTTTTATTAAACATCTCCAAACTATTTCTTCTGATTTTACCTTTATATTATCTGTTAACATTTCCGTTTACTTTAATAATGATGAAACTGGATTTTACTTCTGAAAATAAAACAGGCTCAGGAATAAATTTCATCGCACAAAAAAAATAA
- the sufD gene encoding Fe-S cluster assembly protein SufD, with the protein MNNPVDIKDWYLSNFGEFEKRLNGGKENSIHQKRKTALSNFSKLEFPTIKDEEWKYTSIAPLLKYNFVPKFVRKVIPKDFIKSLLFDEMEHSLIVFINGRVSTEHTDLLNLPEGVVVGSVEEQTKKQNENFLKHFGKYADDNNHIFTALSTAYTDDGAFIFVPAGKIVEEPIHIIFITDSEDEKILTQPRNLFIAEKNSQVTIIEHYVGYKEQIYFTNTVTEIVAEENAVVDHIKLQEESKNAFHIARMEVDQERNSNFSSHLISTGAELSRNDFNAKFNGEGGECTLNGLYMIDGTQLFDAHTLMDHAKPHCNSHEHYKGILDDKSRGVFNGKIIVRPDAQKTNAFQENNSILLSDGALVNTKPQLEIFADDVKCSHGATIGQMDDEAKFYLKSRGIGEEASKGILLHAFASDVITSIKIETIRDYAEKVITQKFDEQEN; encoded by the coding sequence ATGAATAATCCGGTTGATATAAAAGATTGGTATCTCTCAAATTTTGGTGAGTTTGAGAAACGATTAAACGGCGGAAAAGAAAACTCTATCCATCAAAAAAGAAAAACTGCTCTTTCAAACTTCAGCAAGCTTGAATTCCCGACTATCAAAGATGAAGAATGGAAATACACAAGTATTGCCCCATTGTTAAAATATAATTTTGTACCAAAATTCGTCAGGAAAGTCATCCCAAAAGATTTCATCAAATCATTATTATTTGATGAGATGGAACATAGCCTGATAGTATTTATTAATGGAAGAGTCTCCACTGAACACACGGATTTGCTAAATCTTCCGGAAGGTGTTGTTGTTGGAAGTGTTGAAGAACAAACAAAAAAGCAAAATGAAAATTTTCTGAAGCATTTTGGAAAATATGCAGACGACAACAATCATATTTTCACGGCATTAAGTACAGCGTACACAGATGATGGTGCTTTCATTTTCGTTCCCGCGGGAAAAATAGTTGAAGAACCAATTCACATAATTTTTATTACTGATTCAGAAGATGAAAAAATATTAACGCAGCCAAGAAATCTTTTTATTGCCGAAAAAAACTCCCAGGTTACAATCATCGAGCATTATGTTGGTTATAAGGAACAAATTTATTTTACTAATACTGTTACTGAAATAGTGGCTGAAGAAAATGCTGTTGTTGATCACATAAAACTTCAGGAAGAAAGTAAAAATGCATTCCACATTGCAAGAATGGAAGTTGACCAGGAACGAAACAGTAATTTCAGTTCACATCTGATTTCAACCGGTGCTGAACTTTCACGCAATGATTTCAATGCAAAGTTTAATGGTGAAGGTGGTGAATGTACACTGAATGGATTATATATGATCGATGGAACACAATTATTCGATGCTCATACTTTGATGGATCATGCGAAACCACATTGTAATAGTCACGAACATTACAAAGGAATTCTTGATGATAAATCACGCGGTGTTTTTAACGGTAAAATTATAGTCAGACCCGACGCTCAAAAGACAAATGCATTCCAGGAAAACAACAGTATTCTTTTATCCGATGGCGCATTGGTAAATACCAAACCACAGCTTGAAATTTTTGCCGATGATGTTAAATGTTCACATGGTGCTACTATCGGGCAAATGGATGATGAAGCAAAATTCTATCTGAAATCAAGAGGCATTGGTGAAGAAGCAAGTAAAGGTATTTTATTACACGCTTTTGCAAGCGATGTTATTACATCAATTAAAATTGAAACGATAAGAGATTATGCAGAAAAAGTGATAACTCAAAAATTTGATGAGCAGGAAAATTGA
- a CDS encoding Crp/Fnr family transcriptional regulator: protein MNISSLNVIDISKSKFTLRDIPLFSELSVQQLRQITSVSKLKRFSKHENLFNEGDIYWGFYILLKGVIKVYKVSLSGKESVVHIVKPFNVFADIPLFEGGNYPVSAQAIEESLVLFVPKEKFLELIKIEPEISMKMLAGFAKRLKSLVNQLDDIASKEVPNRLAKYLLKEIKNTGTDRLPEPFLKLTLPKSTIAGYLGTITETLSRAFKKLQNEEIIRVNGKNIFVTDIKRLKELSK, encoded by the coding sequence ATGAACATTTCTAGTCTAAACGTAATTGATATTTCAAAATCCAAATTCACCTTACGTGACATTCCGTTATTTTCTGAATTAAGTGTTCAACAGTTAAGACAAATAACTTCTGTCAGTAAGCTTAAAAGGTTTTCAAAACACGAAAATCTTTTCAATGAAGGTGATATCTATTGGGGATTTTATATTTTGTTAAAAGGTGTAATAAAAGTTTATAAAGTCTCACTGTCCGGAAAAGAGTCAGTCGTACACATTGTAAAACCATTTAATGTTTTTGCTGATATTCCATTGTTTGAAGGAGGAAATTATCCGGTAAGTGCTCAGGCAATTGAAGAAAGTTTGGTTTTATTTGTTCCGAAAGAAAAATTCCTCGAGTTGATTAAAATTGAACCGGAAATTTCCATGAAGATGCTTGCAGGATTTGCAAAGAGATTGAAATCATTGGTAAATCAGCTTGATGATATTGCTTCTAAAGAAGTTCCGAACAGACTTGCAAAATATTTGTTAAAAGAAATTAAGAATACAGGAACAGATAGATTACCAGAACCATTTTTAAAACTTACGTTACCCAAATCGACAATTGCAGGCTATCTCGGTACAATAACTGAAACATTATCCCGCGCATTTAAAAAACTGCAGAATGAAGAAATAATTCGTGTGAACGGTAAAAATATTTTTGTAACAGATATTAAAAGATTAAAAGAACTTTCAAAGTAA
- a CDS encoding DUF2249 domain-containing protein yields the protein MITKDIKISRLLAEHPQTLEVLDKFSSHFDKSNNKIQWKVIASRVNVEQAAGIAGVDVARLLSELNDSINANYNAPEISINKKEAMKTIVKPEKLKDIRAEKILQLDVRPAINSGKDPFLEIMTTIKSLKEDEVLHLINSFEPIPLYSVLENKGYKHWTENDGNTFNVFFYKEGEAQIDSAKAATDNKNIDKDFENVIELDVRELAPPEPMMKILENISRVDDKTIMLVHHHRDPMMLYPKLEERGYSAVANKINENYYKVVITKQKRE from the coding sequence ATGATTACGAAAGATATAAAGATATCCAGATTGCTTGCTGAACATCCACAAACTCTTGAAGTGCTTGATAAATTTAGTTCGCACTTCGATAAATCAAACAATAAAATACAGTGGAAAGTTATTGCAAGTCGTGTAAATGTTGAACAAGCTGCAGGTATTGCTGGCGTTGATGTTGCCCGGCTATTGTCTGAGCTGAATGACTCGATAAACGCTAATTATAATGCTCCAGAAATATCCATAAATAAGAAAGAAGCAATGAAGACAATAGTAAAACCTGAAAAGCTGAAAGATATACGCGCAGAAAAAATCCTGCAGCTTGATGTTAGACCAGCAATTAACTCCGGGAAAGATCCGTTTCTGGAAATAATGACAACTATAAAATCATTGAAAGAGGATGAAGTGCTGCACCTGATAAATTCATTTGAACCGATTCCTCTTTATTCGGTTCTTGAAAATAAAGGCTACAAGCACTGGACTGAAAATGATGGCAATACATTCAACGTCTTTTTTTATAAAGAGGGTGAGGCGCAAATAGATTCAGCTAAAGCAGCAACTGACAACAAAAACATTGACAAAGATTTTGAAAACGTGATTGAACTTGATGTTCGCGAATTAGCTCCACCGGAACCGATGATGAAAATTCTTGAAAACATTTCACGAGTTGATGACAAAACCATTATGCTGGTCCATCATCACCGCGACCCGATGATGCTTTATCCCAAATTAGAAGAAAGAGGATATTCTGCTGTTGCAAATAAGATCAATGAAAACTATTACAAAGTAGTTATCACAAAACAAAAGAGAGAATAA
- a CDS encoding BrxA/BrxB family bacilliredoxin has protein sequence MFNISSRPPIYDQSSVQPMRDELVAVGFNELLTPKEVEEAIKVNNNETVFVFINSVCGCAAGSARPGISLALQNNIIPDKLYTVFAGQERDAVDKTRELIGNLPPSSPSVALFKNGKLVHFMHRYEIEGSMPKQISDYWRNIFNEQCSKQGPSIPAEHFEKVMYAKQCGSKIPLFQG, from the coding sequence ATGTTCAACATAAGTTCAAGACCACCAATCTACGATCAGAGTTCTGTTCAACCGATGCGGGACGAATTAGTAGCCGTAGGCTTTAATGAATTGTTAACGCCCAAAGAGGTTGAAGAAGCTATAAAAGTAAATAACAACGAGACTGTTTTCGTGTTTATAAATTCAGTTTGCGGTTGTGCTGCCGGTAGCGCGAGACCAGGAATTTCACTTGCGCTACAGAATAATATTATTCCAGATAAACTTTATACTGTTTTTGCCGGTCAGGAAAGAGATGCTGTTGATAAAACCAGAGAGCTGATAGGAAATCTTCCACCATCCTCTCCGAGTGTTGCATTATTCAAAAATGGTAAGTTAGTACATTTTATGCATCGTTACGAAATTGAAGGTAGTATGCCCAAACAGATTTCAGATTATTGGAGAAATATTTTTAATGAGCAATGTTCTAAACAAGGTCCATCAATTCCGGCAGAACATTTTGAGAAAGTTATGTATGCAAAACAATGTGGTTCGAAGATTCCGTTGTTTCAAGGATAA
- a CDS encoding DUF2249 domain-containing protein, which yields MDLKQLDIRPVPVREKHPTIFKTFDELKNGETFQLINDHDPMPLYYQFNAERPNQFGWEYVERGPQVWKVNISKT from the coding sequence ATGGATTTAAAACAACTTGATATCAGACCGGTGCCTGTACGTGAAAAGCATCCAACAATTTTCAAAACATTTGATGAATTGAAGAATGGCGAAACATTTCAATTAATCAATGATCACGACCCAATGCCGTTATATTACCAGTTCAACGCAGAACGTCCAAATCAGTTTGGCTGGGAGTACGTTGAACGTGGTCCGCAGGTTTGGAAAGTTAATATTTCAAAAACCTAA
- a CDS encoding SUF system NifU family Fe-S cluster assembly protein produces MNRELKELYQQVILDHNKSPRNFRKMENATQTAEGYNSLCGDRIDVFLFVEDGLIKDVSFNGEGCAISKASASLMTSILKGKSVEDAEKLFEKFHDLVTGKLGDNPDTDELGKLAVFAGVQEFPVRVKCASLAWHTMINALHNKNEKVTTE; encoded by the coding sequence ATGAACCGGGAATTGAAAGAACTTTATCAGCAGGTAATTCTTGATCATAACAAAAGCCCGAGAAATTTTCGGAAAATGGAAAACGCTACACAAACCGCAGAAGGTTATAATTCTCTTTGTGGTGATCGGATTGATGTATTTTTATTTGTGGAAGATGGACTAATAAAAGATGTTTCATTCAATGGTGAAGGTTGTGCAATTTCAAAAGCTTCTGCTTCACTAATGACTTCAATATTAAAAGGTAAAAGTGTTGAAGATGCCGAAAAACTTTTTGAAAAATTTCACGATCTTGTAACTGGAAAACTCGGTGATAACCCTGATACAGATGAACTTGGAAAACTTGCTGTATTTGCAGGAGTTCAGGAATTTCCAGTCAGAGTAAAATGTGCTTCACTTGCATGGCACACTATGATCAATGCATTACATAATAAAAATGAAAAAGTGACAACCGAATAA